The Vibrio mangrovi genome includes a region encoding these proteins:
- a CDS encoding ATPase RavA domain-containing protein produces MISSIPASHAQKALLSERINNLANALADGVYEREHTIKICLLAALAGESVFLLGPPGIAKSLIAKRLIQAFDQSSYFEYLMTRFSTPEEVFGPLSIQELKDNGRYLRLTKGYLPTAQVVFLDEIWKAGPAILNTLLTVVNEKTFNNGSDIERVPMRLLVSASNELPDQDSGLEALFDRILVRIFVNRIQNKQNFKSMLTVGTPQEAHVPDGLAITDQEYHDWQQALDKLALENDVFEKLYQLKSMLDLAAENSTSTTFDEMYVSDRRWKKAIKLLKASAFFNGRDAINPLDLLLLQDCLWNSPASLAIVKEVIREFALKYAFDQQDVEHQIDICQETLRDIQQELEARYTMPLAVEKSSGLIKKQVYGHDLTAAKTFQSGNRKDLLKLVLLQSNTTVTDVENTDKYCHWVYVPKAEFEKVIREGGGEVFGYVNQNSTLCALQFDVDSDELLVIKDIANRSVLVSAVTEQNQNEHHLFQVWQERIEQVRQQLEQAGFQLRQLHRQFHDALPHNFIEPELPVAMENSLQQLQQQLETSVAECEAAAQRMNHFTQYFA; encoded by the coding sequence AAGATTTGCCTGCTTGCCGCACTTGCCGGCGAAAGTGTCTTTCTGTTAGGTCCTCCCGGAATCGCAAAAAGCCTGATTGCAAAACGTCTGATTCAAGCCTTTGACCAAAGCTCTTATTTTGAATATCTCATGACACGTTTTTCCACGCCTGAAGAAGTATTTGGGCCGTTAAGTATTCAAGAGTTAAAAGATAATGGGCGTTATTTACGATTAACAAAAGGTTATTTACCAACAGCTCAGGTTGTTTTTCTCGATGAAATCTGGAAAGCCGGTCCCGCGATTCTGAACACGCTACTGACTGTTGTGAATGAAAAAACGTTCAATAACGGTAGCGATATTGAACGGGTTCCAATGCGTCTGCTGGTTTCTGCGTCTAATGAGTTGCCAGATCAGGATAGTGGTCTGGAAGCTCTGTTTGACCGGATCCTGGTGCGGATTTTTGTGAATCGGATTCAGAACAAACAGAATTTTAAATCCATGCTGACAGTCGGAACGCCTCAGGAAGCGCACGTCCCAGATGGGCTGGCGATTACTGATCAGGAATATCACGACTGGCAGCAAGCATTGGACAAGTTAGCTCTGGAGAATGATGTTTTTGAGAAACTCTATCAGCTCAAGTCAATGCTTGATTTGGCAGCGGAAAACAGTACATCGACAACATTTGATGAAATGTATGTTTCGGATCGCCGTTGGAAAAAAGCAATCAAACTTCTGAAAGCCAGTGCATTTTTCAATGGTCGGGACGCAATTAATCCACTTGATTTACTTCTGCTTCAGGATTGTTTGTGGAACAGTCCTGCTTCACTGGCCATTGTAAAAGAAGTGATTCGTGAATTTGCACTGAAGTATGCGTTTGACCAGCAGGATGTCGAGCATCAGATCGATATCTGCCAGGAAACTTTAAGGGACATTCAGCAGGAACTGGAGGCAAGATATACCATGCCTCTTGCAGTAGAAAAGTCTTCCGGACTGATTAAGAAGCAGGTGTATGGTCATGACCTGACAGCTGCAAAGACTTTTCAGTCAGGTAACCGGAAAGATCTGCTGAAATTGGTATTGCTACAAAGTAATACGACGGTCACTGACGTCGAAAATACCGATAAATACTGTCATTGGGTTTACGTCCCTAAAGCTGAGTTTGAAAAAGTCATTCGTGAAGGTGGCGGAGAGGTATTTGGCTACGTCAACCAGAATTCCACTCTATGTGCTCTTCAGTTTGATGTTGATTCAGATGAACTACTGGTTATTAAAGATATCGCCAATCGTTCAGTTCTTGTGTCTGCAGTAACTGAACAGAATCAAAATGAACATCATTTATTTCAGGTATGGCAAGAGCGAATCGAACAGGTTCGCCAACAACTGGAGCAGGCCGGTTTTCAGTTACGCCAGCTTCACCGGCAGTTTCATGATGCCTTACCGCACAATTTTATCGAACCTGAACTCCCGGTTGCGATGGAAAATTCATTACAACAATTACAACAACAGTTGGAAACTTCTGTCGCTGAGTGTGAAGCAGCAGCTCAGCGAATGAACCATTTCACGCAGTACTTTGCTTAG